A stretch of the Capsicum annuum cultivar UCD-10X-F1 chromosome 8, UCD10Xv1.1, whole genome shotgun sequence genome encodes the following:
- the LOC107840556 gene encoding subtilisin-like protease SBT1.6, producing MASLLLLTLFLCFTFTSIPFFSPVYSEPAAKTYIFRVDSFSKPAVFPTHYHWYSSEFTEPVNILHVYDNVFHGFSASLSPSQAASVLQHPSILASFEDRRRQLHTTRSPQFLGLRNQKGLWSESDYGSDVIVGVLDTGIWPERRSFSDLNLGPVPTRWKGVCETGDKFTAQNCNRKIIGARFFSKGHEAAPGFGPIGGGINDTVEFRSPRDADGHGTHTASTAAGRHAFRASMSGYASGIAKGVAPKARLAVYKVCWKNSGCFDSDILAAFDAAVSDGVDVISISIGGGDGISSPYYLDPIAIGAYGAVSRGVFVSSSAGNDGPNGMSVTNLAPWLTTVGAGTIDRNFPAEVILGDGRKLSGVSLYAGKPLSGKMYPIVYPGKSGVLSASLCMENSLDPHLVRGKIVICDRGSNPRVAKGLVVSKAGGVGMILTNGVSNGEGLVGDAHLIPTCAIGANEGDAIKAYISKNPTASATLNFHGTVIGVKPAPVVASFSGRGPNGLNPEILKPDLIAPGVNILAAWTDAVGPTGLDLDNRKAEFNILSGTSMACPHVSGAAALLKSAHPDWSPAAIRSAMMTTASLVDNRLQPMTDEATGKPASPYDYGAGHLNLDLALDPGLVYDLANQDYVSFLCAIEYGPKTIQVITKSPVNCPMRKPLPENLNYPSIAALFSTASKGVSSKTFFRTVTNVGDANGVYRVKIEAPKGVTVSVKPAKLVFTEKVRKLSYYVTITVDSKNLVLNDSGAVFGSLSWVDGKHVVRSPIVVTQMSPL from the coding sequence ATGGCTTCCCTTCTGCTTCTTACACTCTTCCTCTGTTTCACCTTCACTTCAATACCATTTTTCTCGCCGGTTTATTCTGAACCGGCAGCTAAAACTTACATATTCCGAGTCGACAGTTTCTCTAAACCGGCGGTTTTCCCTACTCATTACCACTGGTACAGCTCTGAGTTCACTGAACCGGTGAACATCCTTCACGTTTATGACAATGTTTTTCATGGATTTTCAGCTTCTTTGAGTCCTTCTCAAGCTGCTTCAGTTCTTCAACATCCATCAATTCTTGCGAGTTTTGAGGATCGTAGAAGGCAACTTCATACTACAAGGTCACCGCAGTTTCTGGGCTTAAGAAACCAGAAGGGTTTATGGTCGGAATCGGATTATGGTTCTGATGttattgttggtgttcttgataCTGGGATTTGGCCGGAGCGTCGGAGTTTTTCCGATCTGAATCTGGGTCCTGTTCCTACACGTTGGAAGGGAGTTTGCGAAACTGGAGATAAGTTTACTGCTCAAAATTGTAATAGGAAGATTATTGGTGCTCGGTTTTTCTCTAAAGGTCATGAAGCTGCTCCTGGATTTGGTCCAATTGGTGGGGGAATTAATGATACCGTTGAGTTCCGATCTCCTAGGGATGCTGATGGTCATGGAACTCATACGGCTTCTACAGCTGCAGGAAGACATGCTTTTCGAGCTAGCATGTCTGGTTATGCATCGGGTATTGCTAAAGGTGTTGCCCCAAAAGCTCGATTAGCTGTTTATAAAGTTTGTTGGAAGAATTCTGGTTGCTTTGATTCTGATATACTTGCGGCGTTTGATGCTGCTGTTTCCGATGGAGTTGATGTCATTTCGATCTCAATTGGAGGCGGTGATGGAATCTCATCACCTTACTATCTCGATCCAATTGCTATCGGAGCTTATGGTGCTGTTTCTCGGGGTGTATTTGTGTCTTCCTCAGCTGGAAATGATGGACCTAATGGAATGTCAGTGACTAATTTAGCACCGTGGCTGACTACTGTCGGAGCTGGCACTATTGACAGGAATTTCCCTGCAGAGGTAATTCTTGGCGATGGACGGAAGCTTTCTGGTGTATCATTATACGCCGGAAAGCCACTTAGTGGGAAAATGTATCCCATAGTGTACCCTGGGAAATCAGGTGTGCTCTCTGCTTCTCTTTGTATGGAAAATTCACTTGATCCTCATTTAGTTAGAGGTAAGATAGTGATCTGTGATCGTGGTAGCAACCCTCGTGTTGCTAAGGGATTAGTTGTTAGTAAAGCTGGTGGTGTTGGAATGATCCTCACGAATGGAGTATCAAATGGTGAAGGTCTTGTTGGCGATGCTCATTTGATACCAACTTGTGCCATTGGTGCTAATGAAGGTGATGCAATTAAGGCATATATATCGAAGAATCCAACTGCATCGGCGACGCTCAATTTCCATGGGACTGTAATTGGAGTGAAACCAGCTCCAGTTGTGGCATCATTTTCAGGAAGAGGACCCAATGGTCTGAACCCCGAAATTCTAAAGCCGGACCTTATAGCCCCCGGGGTTAACATTTTAGCTGCATGGACTGATGCAGTAGGTCCAACTGGCTTAGATTTGGACAATCGAAAAGCAGAGTTCAATATTCTTTCAGGCACTTCAATGGCTTGCCCGCACGTTAGTGGTGCAGCGGCATTGCTCAAATCTGCTCACCCTGATTGGAGTCCAGCAGCAATAAGATCCGCAATGATGACCACAGCTAGCCTTGTCGACAACAGGTTGCAACCAATGACCGATGAAGCAACCGGAAAACCAGCTTCACCATACGATTATGGTGCAGGACACTTAAATCTTGATCTTGCATTAGACCCCGGGCTAGTATACGATCTAGCAAACCAAGACTACGTTAGCTTCTTATGTGCAATCGAATACGGCCCCAAGACAATTCAGGTGATCACTAAATCACCCGTAAATTGCCCAATGAGGAAGCCATTGCCGGAGAATCTGAACTACCCGTCAATAGCAGCACTATTTTCAACCGCATCAAAAGGAGTTTCTAGCAAGACATTTTTCAGAACAGTAACAAACGTTGGCGATGCAAACGGAGTGTATAGAGTGAAAATCGAGGCACCAAAAGGGGTGACTGTGAGTGTAAAGCCTGCGAAATTGGTGTTCACGGAGAAGGTGAGGAAATTGAGTTACTACGTAACTATAACGGTCGACAGTAAGAATTTGGTGTTGAACGATTCGGGTGCAGTATTCGGGTCACTTTCTTGGGTTGATGGAAAGCATGTGGTTCGGAGCCCCATTGTGGTGACCCAAATGAGTCCATTGTAA